CTCAGGTCCACGGCGCGTGCCTCTCTCCGGAGCAGTGGGGTGGCGGGCGGTCGCGGTTCAGCCCGCGAGCGGTCGGCCGCTCAGGTCCAGGTGGCGGTCGAGGTCCAGGCCGAGCATCCGGATGGCGTTGCCGCGCATGATCTTGTAGATCACGTCCGGCGGCAGTCCGCCGACATGGTCGCGGGCGACCGCCTCGGTCTCCGGCCAGGTCGAGTCGACGTGCGGGTAGTCGGTCTCGAAGGTGATGTTGTCCACGCCCACGGTGTCGAGCGAGGCGATGCCGTGCTTGTCGCGGAAGAAGCAGGCGAAGATCTGCCGGTAGTAGTAGCTGGACGGCGGCTCCGGGACGATGTCGCGCACCCCGCCCCAGGCCCGGTGCTCGCGCCAGACGTCGTCGGCGCGCTCCAGGGCGTACGGGATCCAGCCCATCTGCCCCTCGCTGTAGGCCAGCTTCAACCGGGGGAAGCGCACCAGCACGCCGGAGAAGAGGAAGTCCGTCATCGAGGCCATGGCGTTGTTGAAGCTCAGCGTGGCCTGGACGGCCGGGGGCGCGTCCGGCGAGGCGGCCGGCATCTGCGAGGAGGAGCCGATGTGCATGCAGACCACGGTCCCGGTCGCCGCGCACTCGGCGAAGAACGGGTCCCAGTAGCCGCTGTGGATGCTGGGCAGACCCAGGTAGGTGGGGATCTCGCTGAAGCAGACGGCGCGGACGCCGCGCGCGGCGTTGCGCCGGATCTCGGCTGCGGCCAGTGCCACGTCCCAGAGCGGGATCAGGCAGAGCGGGATCAGTCGGCCGCCGCTGTCGCCGCACCACTCCTCCACCATCCAGTCGTTGTAGGCGCGGACGCAGGCCAGCGCGACCTCCTTGTCGTGCGCCTCGGCGAAGGTCTGGCCGCAGAAGCGGGGGAAGGTCGGGAAGCAGAGCGAGGCCTCGACATGGTTGTTCTCCATGTCGTCGATCCGGGCCTTGGGGTCCCAGCAGCCCCGGCGCATCTGCTCGCGGGTGATGCCCTCCAGGGTCATCTCGTCCCGGTCGAATCCGACGGCGGCGATGTTGCGCTTGTACGGGAACTGCAGGTCCTCGTAGATCCACCAGTCGGTGGGCGGCCCCTCCGGATCCATGGTGATCCGGTACTTGCCGCCGACGTAGGCGAGTTCGCCGATGCCCGCGCGCAGCGGCTTGGGGCCCCGGTCCCGGTACCTGGCCGGGAGCCAGGTCTCGAAGAGGTGGGCCGGCTCGATCACGTGGTCGTCGACGCTGACCACCATCGGCAGCGCCGACTCCGGCTCGGGCTGTGGCTCGGGCTGCGGCTCGGGGTGGTCCATGGGTCTCCCTCCGAGGTCCGGCTGCCCGAACC
The Streptacidiphilus albus JL83 genome window above contains:
- a CDS encoding amidohydrolase family protein, with the protein product MDHPEPQPEPQPEPESALPMVVSVDDHVIEPAHLFETWLPARYRDRGPKPLRAGIGELAYVGGKYRITMDPEGPPTDWWIYEDLQFPYKRNIAAVGFDRDEMTLEGITREQMRRGCWDPKARIDDMENNHVEASLCFPTFPRFCGQTFAEAHDKEVALACVRAYNDWMVEEWCGDSGGRLIPLCLIPLWDVALAAAEIRRNAARGVRAVCFSEIPTYLGLPSIHSGYWDPFFAECAATGTVVCMHIGSSSQMPAASPDAPPAVQATLSFNNAMASMTDFLFSGVLVRFPRLKLAYSEGQMGWIPYALERADDVWREHRAWGGVRDIVPEPPSSYYYRQIFACFFRDKHGIASLDTVGVDNITFETDYPHVDSTWPETEAVARDHVGGLPPDVIYKIMRGNAIRMLGLDLDRHLDLSGRPLAG